CCTCCACGTCGGAGCGCAGCAGGGCCAGGGCGATGCCGTGCCCGGTCGTGGGCGAGAAGTTCCCGCTCGTGACGGCTCCGAGCACCTCGTCGGGGTCGCGATCCGCCAGAACGGTGTAGCCCTCACGGGGGAACCGGCGCCCGTCGAGGGACAGGCCGAACAGGAGACGGGCCGGGCCGCTCTCGCGCTCGCGTGCCAGGGCCTCACGCCCGCGGAAGTCCACCTTGTCCCAGCCGACCACCCAGCCCAGCCGGGCCTGGAGGGGTGTGATCCCCTCACCGAGCTCGTGGCCGTGCAGTGGGTAACCCATCTCGAGGCGAAGCGTGTCACGGGCGCCGAGGCCCGCGGGGCTCGCGCCCTCCGCCAGCAGAGCATCCCAGAGCGCGCCCGCGTTCGCGGCGGGCACGTGGATCTCGACGCCGTCCTCGCCCGTGTAGCCCGTACCGGCCACCACGACGTCGGCGCCATCCCACGACGTACGGGCGACACCGAAGTGACCCGGGAGCCCCACGTCGCCGAGAACCGCCGACACGACCTCGCCCGACCGTGGGCCCTGGACGGCCAGGAGTGCCCGATCGGCGGTCAGGTCCTCGAACACGCAGGCACCCGGCACCCTGTCGGCCGCCTCTCCCAGAGCAGCCAGGAAGGGGGCCATGTTGGCGGCGTTGGGAAGCACGAAGAAGTCCTCGTCGCCGAGCCACCACACGATGACGTCGTCGACGACATGGGCGTCGTCGGGGTCGAGGGCATGGGTGTACTGGGCGCGCCCGACGCCGATCCGCCGGAGGTCGTTGGTGAGCAGCCACTGGAGAGCCTCGAACGCCCCCGGCCCGTTGACGCTGACGGTCCCGAGGTGCGAGACGTCGAACACGACGACGTCCTCGCGGCAGCGCCGGTGCTCGTCGAGAACACTCCCGTAGTCGATCGGCATGTCCCACCCCGCGAAGTCGACGAGCTTCGCGCCGAGACCACGGTGTCTGGCTTCCAGCGGGCTGTGGTGAGCCGATCCCGTCACGCAGATCCCGCCTCGCGAACCCGCGGGCCGAGGTCGAGGCCCGGAGCATCGGAAACGGGGCGCAGCGTCGGATGGTCCTCGAGCTGGGACGGAGGCTCCAGTCCGTACTTCACGAGGAGGTGGAGATAGTCGCGCTGGTAGAAGATCTTCACGTTTACCTCGGGATACTGCTCACGCAGTCGCCGCACCTTCCGGTTCTTCCTGGTGACGAGCTTCTGGTTCAGCGTCGTGATCTCGATGAAGAGGTCGTGCTCGGGGAGGTAGAAGTCGGGAGAGAACGCCTGGACCGGGTTGCCTTCGGAATCATGCTCCAGCGTGAACGTACGCGGCTCGTACTCCCAGCTGATGTTGTAGAAGTCGAGCAGCTTCGCGAACTGGCGCTCGGAGTTGTGCGCGAAACGCACGTCCTCGTGTGGGAGGCGCTCCGTGTCGATGTGTCAGTCCTCCGCTCCCGCCGCCCGAGAGGGCGTGACCCCGTCGTCGGGGCGCGGGGAGGCGCGGTGGTCGGCCGACGGCCCGGGGACGAGTTCGACGATCTGGGCGTCGAGCTCGTCGACCATGGAGCCGATCGGCACGATGTTCAGGACACCCTGTCCCTGCCGTACGAGGTCGAGCAGGTCGTCGCCGCTGCGCGTGACGACCGAGTTCTTCCCGTCGATCACCAGGCTCGCAGTGGCGAGGTCGCGCTCGACGTGCTCGCGGAAGTACGCGACGGCCTTGCGCGCACTCTGGAGCGACACCCCGGCGTCGAGGAGGCTCTTGACGACCTTCAGCTCGACGAGGTCGCGGTAGGAGTAGCGGCGCTGTGTGCCGCTCCCCGCGGCATCGGCGATGGACGGGCGGATCAGGTCGGTGCGCGCCCAGTAGTCGAGCTGCCGGTAGGAGATGCCGACGATGTCGCACACCTTCGGGCCGCCGAAACCCTCGCCGGCGGCGGCGCCGACCGGGTCGGACAGGTCGAGTTCGGGTTGGTCGGTGTCCATGGTCCCCCTGCTACGCGTGGTCATTTTTGCTACGCAACGTGGCGTTGTGCCGACCCTGTGCGGCGGACACGGCACTGGAGCGCGAGTAACACGCGTGTAGTTACGTGGACGCTACCCCTCCGGGGCCGTTTCGTCAACGTTCCCCGGGACGGTGCCGGTACGGAGGTACTCCCCCAGGGCGGCGTGCTGCGCCGTGGTGCCGATCACGATCATCGTCGTGCCCGCCCGCAGGGGCGTCCGCGGCGCGGGGTTCGAGTGGAACGTGCCCTGCGCGTCCCGCAGCGCCAGAACGAGCGCTCCCCCACTGGCGGTGCGGATGCGTGCGTCCGACAGGGCGAGGCCGTCGATCGGCGAGTTGTCGGGGACCACCATCTCCTCGAGGCTGTACTCGAGAGATCCGCCGTGCATGGCGACGTCGATGAAGTCGGCCACAGCGGGTTGCCGCGCGAACGCGGCGATCCTCTTGGCGCCGATTTCGAGAGGGTTCACCACGTGGTCGACCCCCGCCTGAGCGAGCTTCGCCTCGTTGTGGGCGGCGTTGGCCCGCGCCACGACGTGGAGGTCGGGGTTCTGCGCCTGTGCCGACAACGCCACCGAGATGGCGTCACCGTCGGACTCGAGGCTCACGATCAGGATCGCAGCGCGGGGAAGGCCGGCCCGGTCGAGGACGGCGTCGTCGGTGGCGTCACCGTGGACAGCGAGATAGCCGGCGTCGACCGCCT
This Acidimicrobiia bacterium DNA region includes the following protein-coding sequences:
- the gcvT gene encoding glycine cleavage system aminomethyltransferase GcvT, encoding MTGSAHHSPLEARHRGLGAKLVDFAGWDMPIDYGSVLDEHRRCREDVVVFDVSHLGTVSVNGPGAFEALQWLLTNDLRRIGVGRAQYTHALDPDDAHVVDDVIVWWLGDEDFFVLPNAANMAPFLAALGEAADRVPGACVFEDLTADRALLAVQGPRSGEVVSAVLGDVGLPGHFGVARTSWDGADVVVAGTGYTGEDGVEIHVPAANAGALWDALLAEGASPAGLGARDTLRLEMGYPLHGHELGEGITPLQARLGWVVGWDKVDFRGREALARERESGPARLLFGLSLDGRRFPREGYTVLADRDPDEVLGAVTSGNFSPTTGHGIALALLRSDVEVGDGVAVDIRGRATPATVVDPPFIER
- a CDS encoding MerR family transcriptional regulator, whose protein sequence is MDTDQPELDLSDPVGAAAGEGFGGPKVCDIVGISYRQLDYWARTDLIRPSIADAAGSGTQRRYSYRDLVELKVVKSLLDAGVSLQSARKAVAYFREHVERDLATASLVIDGKNSVVTRSGDDLLDLVRQGQGVLNIVPIGSMVDELDAQIVELVPGPSADHRASPRPDDGVTPSRAAGAED
- a CDS encoding NAD-binding protein; amino-acid sequence: MEARRRIRTGVLLLFTIAVIGTSWFWLAEGWSFMDSLYMTVVTVSTVGFSEIRPLDGSGRLFTVFLIVFGVGAVLYSLAAVWAEVLESELFHVGRRRMQRQISKLEGHTVLCGYGRVGRTIASILCESGPVVVVDTQEVRCDEAVDAGYLAVHGDATDDAVLDRAGLPRAAILIVSLESDGDAISVALSAQAQNPDLHVVARANAAHNEAKLAQAGVDHVVNPLEIGAKRIAAFARQPAVADFIDVAMHGGSLEYSLEEMVVPDNSPIDGLALSDARIRTASGGALVLALRDAQGTFHSNPAPRTPLRAGTTMIVIGTTAQHAALGEYLRTGTVPGNVDETAPEG